One part of the Candidatus Aquiluna sp. UB-MaderosW2red genome encodes these proteins:
- a CDS encoding 4-(cytidine 5'-diphospho)-2-C-methyl-D-erythritol kinase: MTSATAPGKINLFFEVGGLQPSGYHDVVSLYQALEIHETVTVSASDSWGISVVSDLPEEHVARVPKDESNICIQAAYALASYAGKATPEPMHFEINKQIPVAGGMAGGSADAAASLLAINQAWGLNLDRAALLEVAATLGADVPFSLMGGTALGSGSGIRLEQLEPILQLHLVLVLSPAGLETGAVFAKFDELQLGIKLLDESRARSLAKDLTAGIQNPALGENTMTMAALAMVPGLQDSLNLDLRIGAGHMSGSGPTIWFATRNLPSAQRALQRAADAGHKAILTSTSNLGARLI; the protein is encoded by the coding sequence ATGACCTCGGCTACGGCTCCAGGCAAAATTAACCTCTTTTTTGAAGTCGGTGGGCTTCAACCTAGCGGCTATCACGATGTGGTGTCGCTTTACCAGGCCTTGGAGATACACGAGACCGTAACCGTCTCGGCGAGTGACAGCTGGGGCATCTCGGTTGTTTCGGATTTACCCGAAGAACACGTCGCGAGGGTCCCAAAAGATGAATCGAATATCTGCATCCAGGCGGCTTACGCTTTGGCTAGCTACGCTGGCAAAGCAACCCCAGAGCCGATGCATTTTGAGATTAATAAGCAGATTCCTGTGGCCGGTGGCATGGCAGGCGGTTCTGCCGATGCGGCTGCATCGCTGTTGGCTATCAATCAAGCCTGGGGTTTGAACCTTGACCGAGCCGCGCTTTTAGAGGTGGCTGCAACTCTGGGTGCGGACGTACCCTTTTCCCTGATGGGCGGCACAGCTTTGGGAAGCGGCTCTGGTATTAGGCTCGAGCAGCTTGAACCAATCTTGCAACTTCACCTGGTTTTGGTACTTAGTCCTGCGGGATTGGAAACCGGTGCTGTGTTTGCCAAATTCGATGAACTCCAATTGGGTATCAAATTGCTAGATGAATCCCGAGCTCGCTCCCTCGCAAAAGATTTGACTGCCGGGATTCAAAACCCGGCTCTTGGAGAGAACACTATGACGATGGCCGCTTTGGCAATGGTCCCCGGTCTGCAGGATTCACTCAATCTTGACCTAAGAATCGGTGCCGGCCACATGTCTGGTTCTGGGCCGACGATATGGTTTGCTACCAGAAATCTTCCAAGCGCTCAGCGAGCCCTTCAAAGAGCAGCTGATGCAGGCCACAAGGCTATTTTAACTTCAACATCAAATCTAGGCGCGAGGCTCATCTAA